A portion of the Fusobacterium perfoetens ATCC 29250 genome contains these proteins:
- a CDS encoding SDR family NAD(P)-dependent oxidoreductase yields the protein MKRVIITGGAKGIGKALVEGFAQKGYDVFALDILENNFENKNVHFFKMDLKNEKEIKNIFQMIKEKFGEVHILINNGAISKFNKSITEIEINEFDEVINTNLRGSFICCKEFIKINNGASFGRIINIASTRFNQNEAGWEAYGSSKGGIVSLTNTLCVSLSGTGITVNAISPGWIEVEDYESLREKDHSQHPSGRVGKPKDIVNLCLFLSNEENDFINGANILVDGGMTKKMIYLD from the coding sequence ATGAAAAGAGTTATTATTACAGGTGGAGCTAAAGGAATAGGAAAAGCTCTTGTTGAGGGTTTTGCTCAAAAAGGATATGATGTTTTTGCTTTAGATATATTGGAAAATAATTTTGAAAATAAAAATGTACATTTTTTTAAAATGGATTTAAAAAATGAAAAAGAAATAAAAAATATTTTTCAAATGATTAAAGAAAAATTTGGAGAAGTACATATTTTGATAAATAATGGAGCTATCAGCAAATTTAATAAATCTATAACTGAAATAGAAATTAATGAGTTTGATGAAGTTATAAATACAAATTTAAGAGGAAGTTTTATTTGTTGTAAAGAATTTATAAAAATAAATAATGGAGCTAGTTTTGGAAGAATTATAAATATAGCTTCTACAAGATTTAACCAAAATGAAGCTGGATGGGAGGCATATGGAAGTTCTAAAGGAGGAATAGTATCTTTAACTAATACTCTTTGTGTTTCTCTTAGTGGAACTGGAATAACAGTAAATGCAATAAGTCCTGGATGGATAGAAGTAGAAGATTATGAAAGTCTTAGAGAGAAAGACCATAGCCAACATCCCTCTGGAAGAGTTGGAAAACCTAAGGATATTGTAAATCTTTGTTTATTTTTAAGTAATGAGGAAAATGATTTTATAAATGGAGCAAATATTTTAGTTGATGGTGGAATGACTAAAAAAATGATATATTTAGATTAG